A stretch of the Taeniopygia guttata chromosome 3, bTaeGut7.mat, whole genome shotgun sequence genome encodes the following:
- the MSH6 gene encoding DNA mismatch repair protein Msh6, which produces MSRQSTLLRFFPRAAPPPAAGSEPRAEPRRRSSGERNGLQAAGSPPGGAGRAAARRGENGEKGAGGGAAAKAPSVSCEYSPGDLVWAKMEGYPWWPCLIYNHPTERTILRGKGKATRVHVQFFDDSPTRGWISVKYLKPYKGSSDGETMKGGMFYSTKPEIKRAMVLADDAMKKDKIKRLELAVCNEPSDTEEEEEEIEEMSENASENSEDCNSEEDVKSNKRLMSRERAVKTKRRRVLDSDSDHDGSDVEFKPDGKEAASSEEASSGVDENESSDTETEAESVAESPIKVPAKRKRREVKKPAKRSSLGNECSETPKRAATVSSEAKSKLTSFAAPESFESQANASSGATGGFSVWEHEKLDWLQEGKRRDAHRRRQGDPDYDPCTLYVPEDYLNKCTPGVRRWWQLKSQNFDAVICYKVGKFYELYHMDAVTGVNELGLIFMKGTWAHSGFPETAFGRFSDVLVQKGYKVARVEQTETPEMMEARCKSKGQSTKFDKVVRREICRIITKGTKTYSVMDCDPSENHSKFLLSVKEKEDSAGTRVYGVCFVDTSMGKFHVGQFPDDRHCSRFRTLVAHYTPVQVLFEKGNLSVDTQKILKGSLVSCIQEGLTSGSQFWNASKTLKVLLEEGYFKEKQNSENGCSLPSVIKSLTSESDSLGLTPGENSELALSALGGCVFYLKRCLIDQELLSQANFEEYVPVDIATAKDMSSSSSFARTGQRMVLDGVTLMNLEVLQNGTNGSTEGTLLERIDSCCTPFGKRLLKQWLCAPLCNPKSINDRLDAVEDLLAVPDKMSEVSEYLKKLPDLERLLSKIHSIGSPLKSQNHPDSRAIFYEELKYSKKKIADFLSTLEGFKIMNEIVEFMEEFASDFKSRVLKQLVTCKARNPDGRFPDLSAELTRWDTAFDHNQARKTGVITPKLGFDPDYDRALEDIRALEEDLRTYLDKQRKLLGSKSVQYWGTGKNRYQMEIPESVISRNLPEEYELRSSRKGYKRYWTKEIEKMLAAMVNAEERRDAALKDCMRRLFYNFAKNSKDWQTAVECIAVLDVLMSLAHYSQGGDGPLCRPEILLPRDNARPFLELRNSRHPCITKTFFGDDFIPNDIVIGIKDEGSSSEASCVLVTGPNMGGKSTLMRQAGLLVVMAQLGCYVPAEACRLTPIDRVFTRLGASDRIMAGESTFFVELSETSSILQHATEHSLVLVDELGRGTATFDGTAIASAVVQELAERIQCRTLFSTHYHSLVEDYSHRGAVRLGHMACMVENESEDPSQETITFLYKFIEGACPKSYGFNAARLADIPEEVIQKGHRKAKEFEKTTISLRIFRYLCQVVDGTTCDANAVRKLMAMIDRL; this is translated from the exons TGTCTCCTGTGAGTATTCTCCTGGGGACTTGGTGTGGGCCAAGATGGAGGGTTATCCCTGGTGGCCATGTCTCATATACAACCACCCCACTGAAAGAACAATTctcagaggaaaaggaaaagccactCGTGTCCACGTGCAGTTCTTTGATGACAGCCCTACAAGGGGTTGGATCAGTGTTAAATACCTGAAGCCATATAAAG GTTCATCCGACGGGGAGACGATGAAGGGAGGTATGTTTTACAGCACAAAGCCTGAAATTAAAAGAGCCATGGTGCTGGCAGATGATGCCATGAAGAAGGATAAAATCAAGAGGCTTGAACTGGCAGTATGCAATGAGCCTTCAGacacagaggaggaagaggaagaaatagAG gagATGAGTGAAAATGCATCAGAGAACAGTGAAGACTGCAATAGCGAGGAGGACGTGAAAAGCAATAAGCGACTGatgagcagggagagagctgtGAAAACCAAGAGAAGGAGAGTGTTGGATTCTGACAGTGACCATGATGGCTCTGATGTGGAGTTCAAGCCTGAtgggaaagaagcagcaagCAGTGAGGAAGCCAGTAGTGGGGTGGATGAAAATGAGTCTTCTGACACAGAGACAGAGGCAGAGAGTGTTGCAGAGAGCCCCATAAAAGTCCCTGCTAAACGAAAGAGAAGAGAGGTGAAAAAGCCTGCTAAAAGGAGTAGCTTGGGAAATGAATGTTCTGAAACACCCAAAAGAGCAGCAACAGTCTCTTCAGAAGCCAAGTCTAAGCTGACATCGTTTGCAGCACCTGAAAGTTTTGAATCTCAAGCAAATGCTTCCAGTGGAGCCACTGGTGGCTTCTCAGTGTGGGAACATGAGAAGCTTGACTGGCTGCaagaagggaagaggagagatGCGCACAGGAGGCGTCAGGGTGACCCCGATTACGACCCCTGTACTCTGTACGTGCCCGAGGATTACCTCAACAAGTGCACGCCGGGCGTGCGCAGGTGGTGGCAGCTCAAGAGCCAAAACTTTGATGCTGTGATTTGCTACAAGGTCGGAAAGTTCTATGAGTTGTATCACATGGACGCAGTCACCGGCGTCAATGAGCTGGGCCTGATCTTTATGAAGGGCACCTGGGCCCACTCAGGTTTTCCAGAAACTGCGTTTGGCCGATTCTCCGACGTCCTGGTGCAGAAGGGCTACAAGGTGGCGCGCGTGGAGCAGACGGAAACGCCTGAAATGATGGAAGCACGCTGCAAGTCCAAGGGCCAGTCCACCAAGTTTGACAAGGTGGTGCGCCGGGAGATCTGCAGGATCATCACCAAGGGAACCAAGACCTACAGCGTCATGGACTGTGACCCCTCTGAGAACCACAGCAAGTTCCTGCTGTCcgtgaaggagaaggaggactCAGCCGGGACGCGTGTCTACGGGGTCTGCTTCGTTGACACCTCCATGGGGAAGTTCCATGTTGGCCAGTTCCCGGACGACCGCCACTGCTCCAGGTTTAGGACTTTGGTAGCTCACTACACCCCTGTGCAGGTGCTGTTTGAGAAGGGCAACCTGTCTGTGGACACACAGAAGATACTGAAGGGCTCACTTGTTTCTTGCATTCAGGAAGGGCTGACCTCGGGTTCCCAGTTCTGGAATGCATCTAAAACACTAAAAGTCCTTCTTGAGGAAGGATATTTCAAGGAGAAGCAGAATTCTGAAAATGGATGTTCTCTGCCCTCTGTAATCAAATCTCTGACTTCAGAGAGTGACTCCCTGGGATTAACTCCTGGTGAAAACAGTGAATTAGCTTTGTCAGCTCTTGGCGGATGTGTCTTCTATCTCAAAAGATGTCTGATTGATCAGGAGCTGTTATCACAGGCAAACTTTGAGGAATATGTCCCTGTGGATATTGCTACTGCAAAAGACATGAGTTCAAGCAGTTCGTTTGCCAGAACTGGCCAGCGGATGGTGCTGGATGGAGTCACCCTGATGAACTTGGAAGTCCTGCAGAATGGAACCAATGGAAGCACAGAAGGTACTTTGTTGGAGAGGATTGATTCTTGCTGTACACCATTTGGGAAGCGACTCCTGAAACAGTGGCTCTGCGCTCCACTTTGTAACCCTAAATCCATCAATGATCGTTTGGATGCTGTTGAGGAcctcctggcagtgccagatAAAATGTCTGAAGTCAGTGAGTACCTCAAGAAACTGCCTGACCTTGAAAGACTGCTCAGCAAAATTCACAGCATTGGGTCACCACTCAAAAGTCAGAACCATCCTGACAGCAGGGCCATCTTCTATGAAGAACtcaaatacagcaaaaaaaaaattgctgacTTTCTGTCTACCCTGGAGGGATTCAAAATAATGAATGAAATTGTCGAATTCATGGAGGAGTTTGCCAGTGACTTCAAATCCAGAGTCCTGAAGCAGCTGGTCACCTGCAAAGCCAGAAATCCCGATGGCCGCTTCCCAGACCTGAGTGCAGAGCTCACAAGGTGGGACACTGCCTTTGATCACAACCAGGCTCGGAAGACAGGGGTCATCACCCCCAAGCTAGGTTTTGATCCTGATTATGACAGAGCACTGGAGGATATCAGAGCTCTCGAGGAGGATCTTCGGACGTACCTGGATAAGCAACGCAAGCTGCTCGGGTCCAAATCCGTGCAGTACTGGGGGACAGGCAAGAACCGGTACCAGATGGAAATCCCAGAAAGTGTCATATCCCGCAACCTGCCCGAGGAATACGAGCTGAGGTCCAGCAGGAAGGGCTACAAGCGCTACTGGACCAAGGAGATAGAGAAGATGCTGGCTGCGATGGTGAACGCCGAGGAGCGCCGTGACGCCGCCCTCAAGGACTGCATGAGGCGCCTCTTCTACAACTTTGCCAAGAACAGCAAGGACTGGCAGACAGCTGTGGAGTGCATTGCTGTGCTGG ATGTCTTGATGTCCCTTGCTCACTACAGTCAAGGTGGTGATGGACCTCTGTGCCGACCTGAAATCCTGCTGCCAAGGGATAATGCTCGTCCCTTCCTGGAACTTAGAAATTCCCGCCATCCATGCATCACAAAAACTTTCTTTGGGGATGATTTTATTCCCAATGACATCGTGATAGGCATCAAGgatgaaggcagcagcagtgaggcCTCCTGTGTGCTGGTAACAGGCCCAAACATGGGTGGCAAATCTACTCTCATGAGACAG GCTGGTCTCCTGGTGGTCATGGCCCAGCTGGGCTGCTACGTGCCCGCAGAAGCCTGCAGGCTCACACCCATCGACCGCGTGTTCACGCGGCTCGGCGCCTCCGACAGGATCATGGCTG GTGAAAGTACCTTCTTTGTTGAATTGAGCGAGACTTCCAGCATTCTGCAGCATGCAACAGAGCATTCCCTTGTTCTCGTGGATGAACTGG GCAGAGGCACGGCCACGTTTGATGGCACAGCCATAGCGAGCGCCGTGGTGCAGGAGCTGGCCGAGAGGATCCAGTGCCGGACGCTGTTCTCCACTCACTACCACTCCCTGGTGGAGGATTATTCCCACCGCGGGGCCGTGCGCCTGGGCCACATG GCATGTATGGTTGAAAATGAGAGTGAGGATCCAAGCCAGGAAACAATTACGTTCCTGTACAAGTTCATTGAAGGAGCCTGCCCAAAGAGCTATGGCTTCAACGCGGCAAGACTTGCAGATATTCCAGAAGAAGTCATTCAGAAGGGGCACAGAAAAGCCAAAGAGTTTGAAAAAACAACCATCTCACTGAGAATATTTAG GTACCTGTGCCAGGTGGTGGATGGAACAACATGTGATGCAAATGCAGTTCGGAAACTCATGGCGATGATTGACCGGCTTTAG